GGCAattttaccacatcttctttatttagATCATGTAAAATCCGGGTTCAACATAGTTTTCGGCTAATCATCTTAAAAGAATAACGAACTAGAACAACAATACTGCTCATTTAGCTataaaaaacaggtttaatccaccctTTTCTGGTATATAAattgcttgtaccaagtcaagaatatgacagttgttatccatttgtttgagcttttgactatgccatttaattttcaatggaGTTCggaattttgttatttgacgTTTTACAATTTTCTGTCCCAAGACGACATAGATAAACAAACCGGTTTCTAACTGAATGTGATTCGTATGGTTTCGTAAACAGTAATAGAAagattatttgtttactttagaAGTTTATTAATATGCAAAAACAATGCATACAATCTTAAGCCATACGTATATTTACATTAAGAAAAGATTATGCAGTGCATTTAGGTAACAGCCCCCAATACAAGTTTCcctatttaaaacaaatctcaCAAACTCCTAAAGGTTGAAATTACTTCTTAGACTAGAGGTAATAGTAGAAAGTTGAACAACTTCAAAacagtgttgtttttttctttcccttaatttttcttgaaattataGAATTGTGTTTTGAAGCAGCAGGTCTCGATACAGGACAGGAAGCTAATTGTATCATATAGTAAATAAAGTATACCAGAATGGTTCGGTGGTTTGATTATTAGGGACTAAATAACCATTATGCCAGGTTGTATGGTCACTAATGTTCATATCCACTCATTGTAAGGCAGTAATGAAGGGTAATTTAGAGTTCATAGTATTAATTTAGTTCTATAAGTATGGAGATTTAAGTAATgcgatatttgttttaatagcaTGCTGTCTGTGGTTTAACGTTGTTGATATTATGTTCAAGGAAAGGTCatcaatttaacaggacaccaGTAGACATCGTctagtacaaaaacaaatgtgtatcaAGGAATTATATCGTTTGAAGCTGTTATAGTTTTTATATCACGTTGTAGGCATATATTTATCTTGcttttgaaataaagtattattattattatcctcaattttgtacatacatgtacgaAAATGTCTTTACCATGTAAGGAAtggttgttatccattcgtttgaaatGTATGGGCTTTTTTGCCAATTGATTATGGTATTTTGGTTCTAAATTTTCGAGGGAGTTCAGCAATTGAGTTATTTAACGTTTTCATGGTttaccttgtttttttttatttgtaggaTGAAAAGAATCAAGTACTTACAACAAATATTTGGCTAGATCAGGTgagtaaattctgtaaataagcTTACTTTTGATTAATTCACTTTCGCAACTTTCACgattagaaaaaatatacaaatataaatcgTCAAGTGTATATCAAACCTGAACCATTACCTATAGAAACACACAACGaaagttaaaaataatcatatataatACACAAACTAAATCGATTTACAGATATTCAAATCGTATTAGTACGGCAAGACAAAACGAAAAAGTGTAAATAAAAGCAAGAACTGTAGTAATcgcatttttcaaataaaaaataagattgttGCGTGGACTAGGcaagtactttatacaaaaaacaatcatatcttttttattaaccAATGTGTTGGTAATTATAAGTAATATGACCATTGAAGTAAATGGATGGTAAACCTGTTTATTCTAAGAATTCAATATCCTTATATGggttaaaatctttaattgtttttatataggcggtaatggtaacgttttttcctctagctcagtccatatcgtaaactttgatatgtatgatagctcgtttcgaagctgtaacattttcacaaatgtggttaaattttcggggtacgaagtgagtTACTTTTCcataaattagcaaaccccgaacatccttTGGTGATGCGGCTctttgtggtaaaatatcccctttttaacataatacgttatttgaaaatttaatactttgaacacattcaatagctccatagtttttacacatttattctatgttcctctactttcctaatcGCCACAAATAATAaagttcagtcatttgttagaaatagaaacatgtccaatatcactacactgagattttttctttagaagTGACTTTTGATTTCCTCATTTCGAGGCGCATGAGGGATGTTGTTCCATATATTAGAAAACTCTTTAAATAGCATGTCTTTTTCTAAATTAATGATGCAGGTTAATAAAATCGGCTCGCAagattttttatagaaaaagttcaaatgcattgttaaaaatattataaagtgGTTTTTCATAGAACTTTTACAGACGAAAATATGTTGCTATGGAAGAGCtgatattattttgtatttgaaataacatgGTTGTTCTCTTTAGTAGTATCGATAAAAGCGCTGATATAAACTTATCATTGTTTTACTTCATTTTATTCTATGGTTTATTTGTAATAGCACCAGCATGTGCTTCTAAACTAGGAATACATACATGTTGCAAGAGACACTTATGTTATTGATTTCGTATAcaatttctaaaatgtattaatattGTATAAAGAACATTGTAATACTGCTGCTATATGCTTAATTCTAATTGATGATTTGAATGTTTACTCTATGAATGAGgtgttttgatataaattatgtatgtttcattgtatAGCGAAGGTTTTATTTTACACAAGATGTGTATGttcaatttttgaataaaagagtGAAATAAGAATACCGAACTCCATTGAagtgtaaattcataaaaactCACAAAATCAAACGCATTCAATCGATCGGACCAGCTAAAACAACTGCTTGATGCATATTAATGACTTGTGTTCCGGGAGAACAAGgatgtttttaaacaaacataatagaTAAGACAAAACTAAAACGATGTAATGATaacagaacatttaaaaaaaaaataactatgaaACAGAGTCGAATGATATTAAAGAGGATGAAAATTCTTAGTCTTAAATAAAccttcaactttatttaaaaaaattatcaaaagacaaaccacagtatacaaaacactatatataaattcaaaaaagagCAACACAGATTCCACTTCAAATAATGATGATGCAGAAGGGTGCGCAGATCATGCTCCATCTTAGGCAGGAGCGTTGCTCATTTAATTGTTAATCCGCCATTATCCGTCTTATTCCGTACGTCATTTTCGATGGTAAAAAGAAGGGACatgcaaataaaggcaacagtagtataccgctgttcaaaaatcataaatccatggacaaaaaaacaaaatcgggatacCAAACTAAAACctagggaaacacattaaatataagagaacaacgacataacaccgaaacgtaacacacacagaaacggaccaagcatcagacaaaacaccacgagaataacaaatataacatgaaaaccaaatacatgactctgggatagacaagtactgtgccacgtcttatctcaatatctcaaaaataagagaaaacacaaacgactaacgttaaaatgcaacacacacataaacaaacaataatataacaatggccatcttcctgacttggtacaggacacttttaaaggggaataaaagtggtgggttgaacctggttgcaaaaatgaaacaaacaaaataacactGATTTTCCCATACACTTGAAGTTATAGTTGTATAACTACTtgtctgaaaaagaaaataaggaaaaaaaacattaagtgTTAATAATATATACAATCTCTCTTAAGATTATCCAAGTTGTAAGTGGGGTCATGTAAATAATGCTTAGGTTTAATGAGTGTTTTGTTTTTAGGACTTTTTGTTGTCTTTAATGTTCCTATATATCTTCTGTTTAAACATAGTAAGACCTAATTAGCAGCAAAATGAAAAATGGCGGAAACTTGCATATATTTTCAGGATTGTCTCTTTAAAACGATGTCTAAATAAATAACGCCAGTTAATATATTGAGTTCCAGGTTAAGATTAAATAGCATCAAATTACATCCTCATGTGTCTACAGAATCATTCAAATAAATCACAGTAAGCCTTGTATCAGTCTCTAGTCTGCATAACAAGTACCAAACAAATCATTCTTCGTGTCAAACCTATTGATTAATACAATGGAAGGTAAGATCGACTTTAAACTGATACATTCTAAAAGTCATCTTATTAGAATGGGTAAAAACTGACTACAGAAATGTAAAGGCGgtaataaatactaaaaaaaaattagtttaatGTTCTTATGTTTTTCCAGGAATGGTTGGACCATAAACTAAGATGGGATAACGATACTgaattcaaacacatcaaaatacTTCGAATACCATGTGACTTAATATGGCTGCCTGatattattttgtacaatagGTGAGTTTTTGGTTGTTTCATCCCACCTTATGGGAATATTGTACTTGTTGTTGATTAGGACTGGTAAATGGATGAAAACCTTGTCTTGATATCAGAATGGTTTTCagctttggttttttttaatattgtaacaTAATGAGCCCaatatgtataaacaaatgtgaTTTGAacgtatttattttgttttggtcAAACAAAATCACTCCATGAGCAGTTCCAATGATACGTCCGCTTCTCCTGCTGTGAATCAAACATCATCCATCCAAATATTTGCTTAATATAATTGTTGCGATTTGTAATAGAACACATGATAAACATACAGATTGGACTGTAATACTGGTTTCTGGAGATCTAAATCCACAGACATATGATGCTTGTGAGATTAGACATAGAAATATGGTACCAGTCACGTTtttaaccaactcgtgatggtgactgtaaattttatattgttttgatttagTCGTTCGTGCTGGATCAGTTTTAATGTACGGAGCAAACAAccaaaactgtattttttttcaaagttttgttttaataaatattctttaaaatatacgGTTGTACTAGTTATTTTAAGTTCAGTACTTATACTGtagtttcatttcatttttgcaatatttcatatttaatgaaccttataaaaaaatctaaacacaGAACACAAACTCAAACGATTCCAAATACGCTAAGCTTTGACAAACAGTTACacattttgttatgatttaGGGTATTAACCCTAAAACAGTTCAACAAATGTCacgactgatttttttttattcacgtttggtttattcatttgtttgattggggactttctgtttcaattttcttgttttttggttattttacattttgcatgCCAAGACACGTTGCTTATGTACCGTATTTAATGCATAATAAATAGTTAAGACTAATGCAGCATGTTATCTTTTCCAGTGTTGACAGTCATAGCAAAGGTTATATGAAAAGTTTAGCAATGGTGGGAAGTGATGGCAATGTTTTCTGGCCACCAATTGTACGCATGCGTAGTTCATGTAAAATGGATATCACGTATTTTCCTTTTGATGACCAGATATGCACATTAAAACTTGGTTCATGGGCCTATGATGGATTTCAAGTAGATGTTACTAATCGGACTTTGGACGTAGATCTTACTAATTACGTTGACAATGGCGAATGGACATTGATAGATACTAAAGCAGTACGTAATGTTAAAGTATATCCGTGTTGTCCAGAACCATTTCCTGATGTTACGTTTTATCTACACCTACGAAGACGTGTATTATATTATGCGTTTAATGTTATTATTCCATGTGTGTTGTTGTCACTGTTGACATTAACAGGGTTTCTGCTGCCTCCCGAATCAGGGGAAAAGGTTACCCTAGGATTGACTGTACTATTGGCGTTTTCCGTCTTCATGCTTTTAATTGCGGAAAATATGCCACCTACTTCCGAATATATACCGCTAATAGGTAAGCaatgtctttatttgtttttctgatAAGATACATCAGTCAGTACCAATACATGATGGCCATTCTTTAATGGAAAGTTTTGTAAGTCATGTCAATGATAAGTTTTCCTCGTGTTGTGATATATGTTTGTgcatatcaatttttaaaagaaatggcGAACTGTTAACATTATTAGATTACCATGTGAGGTTTACAATTTGGCTTTCAGAAATTTCTATCGATAATGGCTTTGCTATTACAAAACACCTGATTGATAGTTAGTGAAAGATAGACTTAATTGAATATATTACAACATAATCAATCACATGTATGTTTagtaaaaggtcaaataaaacacaATGAAAATAGAAAGATATACAATTTCAAAGACGTAACACCACCTGTGAGTTACTGGCTTTGAACTTTGATGCTCTGCTTTGCTTTGTGGTCTTAACTAACCaaataaatcttactttgttttCCAGGAATATACCTTACTGTGATTATGTCAATGAGTGGATTGTCGGTTGTATTCTCTGTGTTTGTGTTAAATATTCATCATCGAGGAGCACTTGCTAAAGGTCCACCTTCAGTTATCAAGACATTTGCGAGGCTTACTGCTAAAATACTTTGTATGAATATCCGTTTGGacaatcaaatgaattttaGTCATGCAACAAACTATACTCCAGAACGCAACTTTATGTACCCATCTCATGAAAGCGATGCTTTAATCCAAAATGACATAGGTCGCCATGGCCACACAAATATAAATCACGTTGATTTAAATGACGTCACCAACGAAACATTAACAGACGTCATGAATCAAAATGTGAATATAAATAACACTAACGTTTATAAATCTACCTTTGATAAAGAACTTCTGACATACTTTAAACAAGTCATGCATATTCATGATAATTCAATAAATGAAAGAAGAGCTATCCATGAATGGCAGGAAGTAGCGAGAGTAGTAGACAGattaagcttttgtgtttttcttgcCATCACCGGAACATCGACCATTGTCTTACTTGTGATAAGTCCAATGactaaaaatattcaattgtaACACCAGCTGTACATTGGACCGTCTTTACTGTAATAAACgtatttgtaataaatattaatcTTCATAATGTTCATCTCCAACCgtttaaagtttaaactgaCCAAACATGTGGTGTGCACACAGtcaagaagattttttttggcgattttatttttatggctctttatttgttaattctatataaaaaaaaagaattttgaattGGTCAttcaaaaacaagaattcaTCAAATTATAAAGGTGGA
Above is a window of Mytilus trossulus isolate FHL-02 chromosome 4, PNRI_Mtr1.1.1.hap1, whole genome shotgun sequence DNA encoding:
- the LOC134713908 gene encoding neuronal acetylcholine receptor subunit alpha-10-like, translating into MKFTFQDVGFLWLIVCESLQWCTVFADDMYANSYFLKQNQIAPEDMTEEQRLLYRLLRNYDRSSRPVYQATTPVIIRLGISLTQVLDVDEKNQVLTTNIWLDQEWLDHKLRWDNDTEFKHIKILRIPCDLIWLPDIILYNSVDSHSKGYMKSLAMVGSDGNVFWPPIVRMRSSCKMDITYFPFDDQICTLKLGSWAYDGFQVDVTNRTLDVDLTNYVDNGEWTLIDTKAVRNVKVYPCCPEPFPDVTFYLHLRRRVLYYAFNVIIPCVLLSLLTLTGFLLPPESGEKVTLGLTVLLAFSVFMLLIAENMPPTSEYIPLIGIYLTVIMSMSGLSVVFSVFVLNIHHRGALAKGPPSVIKTFARLTAKILCMNIRLDNQMNFSHATNYTPERNFMYPSHESDALIQNDIGRHGHTNINHVDLNDVTNETLTDVMNQNVNINNTNVYKSTFDKELLTYFKQVMHIHDNSINERRAIHEWQEVARVVDRLSFCVFLAITGTSTIVLLVISPMTKNIQL